Genomic DNA from bacterium:
AGGAGATCGGACGAATCGCAATCAGACGCGCACGCCGCCTCAGGTGTGTGCTGAAGCAGGAGACCATCGGATGCCGACGATCCATCAGCTGGTGAAGAAGGGACGCCACCGCCAGAAGAAGCACACCAAGAGCCCGGCGCTCCAGAGGTCGCCCCAGAAGCGCGGCGTGTGCGTCCGTGTCTACACCCAGACGCCGAAGAAGCCGAACTCGGCGCTGCGCAAGGTGGCGCGCGTGCGGTTGACCAACGGCATCGAGGTCACCACCTATATCCCGGGCGTCGGGCA
This window encodes:
- a CDS encoding 30S ribosomal protein S12 produces the protein MPTIHQLVKKGRHRQKKHTKSPALQRSPQKRGVCVRVYTQTPKKPNSALRKVARVRLTNGIEVTTYIPGVGHNLQEHSIVLIRGGRVKDLPGVRYHVIRGTLDAVGVDDRRRGRSKYGTKRPKA